A genomic region of Denticeps clupeoides chromosome 17, fDenClu1.1, whole genome shotgun sequence contains the following coding sequences:
- the frmd4a gene encoding FERM domain-containing protein 4A isoform X3 has protein sequence MESLLLTLEEAVRVRQGVLSDLASSALGRLTPLLTGAWGVFPTVYQMTEGRRCQVHLLDDRKLELLVQPKLMAKDLLDLVASHFNLKEKEYFGISYTDETGHFSWLQLDRRVLEHEFPKKSGPIVLYFCVRFYIESISYLKDNATVELFFLNAKSCIYKELIEVDSEVVFELASYILQEAKGDFNSNDNTRADLKKLPALPTQALKEHPSLAYCEDRVIEHYKKLSGQSRGQAIVNYMSIVESLPTYGVHYYAVKDKQGIPWWLGLSYKGIFQYDYQDKVKPRKVFQWRQLENLYFREKKFSVEVHDPRSRASVTRRTFGHSGIAVHTWYACPALIKSIWAMAISQHQFYLDRKQSKSKIHAARSLSEIAIDLTETGTLKTSKLANMGSKGKIISGSSGSLLSSGSQESDSSQTAKKDMLAALRARQEALEETLRQRLEELKSICIREAELTGKLPKEYPLDPGEEPPAVRRKIGTAFKLDEQKILPKGEEEELERLEREFAIQSQITEAARRLASDPHIGSKKLKKQRKTSYLNALKKLQDIENGINEHRVRSGKKPTQRASLIIEEANIGSEDSSLSDALVLDDDDPQVTGTPTFSPAASPHKGLPPRPPSHNRPPPPQSLEGLRHLHYQRSDYDKSPIKPKMWSESSLDEPYERVKKRSSHSSHRRFPSTGSCAEGSSNSLQDSPSRNVPHWSSQSSMPSTPDLRSRAPHYVHSTRSVDISPTRLHSLAQHFRNRSSSLESQGKLLSCEAEAGTSSPDFCPHTPGTNGSDPLDDCSSCTSQSSSEHYYPAGNANYSTLAEDSPSKARQRQRQRHRSAGHLGSSNSGSMPNLAARNGGPGPQHSVYLHSQSQPSSQYRIKEYPLYVEGGSPTAVVVRSLESDQEGHYSVKAQFKTSNSYTAGGMYKEGWSSEEGGEGAGGRMTPSRSQIVRTPSLGREGGGGGRSAVSEELRCWYQRSSGSLKEHGRLSHTSSNASDSGTLGHARGSRVGSLAKGSPAASPHSQRSGTPSSELTATPPCSPQHILSWQSGDVAENCPAEDRSSPHQNTDE, from the exons cCTAAACTGATGGCCAAGGACCTTCTGGACCTGGTGGCGTCCCACTTCAACCTGAAGGAGAAGGAGTACTTTGGCATATCCTACACCGACGAGAC GGGTCACTTCAGCTGGCTGCAGCTGGACCGGCGTGTGTTGGAGCACGAGTTCCCCAAGAAGTCTGGACCCATTGTGCTGTACTTCTGTGTCCG GTTCTACATTGAGAGCATTTCCTACCTGAAAGACAATGCGACTGTAGAACTCTTCTTCCTCAACGCAAAGTCATGCAtttacaag GAGCTGATTGAAGTGGACAGTGAGGTGGTGTTTGAATTGGCCTCCTACATCCTGCAG GAAGCCAAAGGTGACTTCAACAG TAATGACAACACCAGGGCGGACCTGAAGAAACTCCCAGCTCTACCCACACAAGCACTTAAAGAGCACCCTTCACTGGCTTACTG cgaGGACCGGGTCATCGAGCATTATAAGAAGCTGAGTGGACAGTCCAGAGGGCAAGCGATTGTCAA cTACATGAGCATAGTGGAGTCTCTGCCCACATATGGAGTTCATTACTACGCTGTGAAG gacAAGCAGGGAATCCCATGGTGGCTCGGCCTGAGTTACAAAGGCATCTTTCAGTATGACTATCAGGACAAGGTGAAACCCAGGAAG GTGTTCCAATGGAGGCAGCTGGAGAACCTTTACTTCAGAGAGAAGAAGTTCTCAGTGGAGGTCCATGACCCCAGAAG CAGGGCGTCGGTGACCCGGAGGACGTTCGGCCACAGCGGCATCGCCGTGCACACCTGGTACGCCTGCCCCGCCCTCATCAAATCCATCTGGGCCATGGCCATTAGCCAACACCAGTTCTACCTGGACCGCAAGCAGAGCAAG TCTAAGATCCACGCTGCGCGGAGCCTCAGTGAGATCGCCATCGACCTGACGGAGACGGGGACCCTCAAGACGTCCAAACTGGCCAACATGGGCAGCAAAGGAAAAATCATCAGCGGGAGCAGCGGCAGCCTACTGTCCTcag GTTCGCAGGAGTCCGACAGCTCTCAGACAGCGAAGAAGGACATGTTGGCGGCGCTGCGGGCGCGGCAGGAGGCTCTGGAGGAGACGCTCAGGCAGCGGCTGGAGGAGTTGAAGAGTATCTGCATCAGGGAGGCG GAGCTGACGGGAAAACTCCCGAAGGAATATCCCCTGGATCCGGGCGAGGAGCCGCCCGCGGTGCGGCGGAAGATCGGCACGGCCTTCAAACTGGATGAGCAGAAGATCCTGCCCAAGGGAGAG gaggaggagctggagcgtTTGGAGCGCGAATTCGCCATCCAGTCCCAGATCACGGAGGCGGCGCGGCGCCTGGCCAGCGATCCGCACATCGGCAGCAAGAAGCTGAAGAAGCAGCGCAAGACGTCGTACCTGAACGCGCTGAAGAAGCTGCAGGACATCGAGAACGGCATCAACGAGCACCGCGTCCGCTCCGGGAAAAAGCCCACGCAGCGGGCGTCGCTCATCATCGAAG AAGCTAATATTGGCTCTGAAGACAGCTCTCTGTCCGACGCGCTGGTGCTGGATGATG ACGACCCGCAGGTCACCGGCACGCCCACCTTCTCGCCAGCAGCCTCGCCCCATAAAGGCCTTCCGCCACGCCCCCCGTCCCATAACCGGCCCCCGCCCCCCCAGTCCCTGGAGGGGCTGCGGCACCTGCACTACCAGCGCAGCGACTATGACAAGTCGCCAATCAAGCCCAAGATGTGGAGCGAGAGCTCATTGGACGAGCCCTACGAGAGGGTGAAGAAACGCTCCTCCCACTCCAG CCACCGCCGGTTCCCCAGCACCGGCAGCTGCGCAGAGGGCAGCAGCAACTCCCTGCAGGACAGTCCCAGCAGGAACGTCCCCCACTGGAGCTCCCAGTCCAGCATGCCGTCGACCCCCGACCTGAGGAGCCGCGCGCCGCACTACGTCCACTCCACCCG GTCGGTGGACATCAGCCCCACGCGTCTCCACAGCCTCGCCCAGCACTTCCGCAACCGCAGCTCCAGCCTGGAGTCCCAGGGGAAGCTGCTGAGCTGCGAGGCCGAGGCGGGCACCTCGTCGCCGGACTTCTGCCCCCACACGCCGGGCACCAACGGCTCGGACCCGCTGGACGACTGCTCGTCCTGCACCAGCCAGTCCAGCTCGGAGCACTACTACCCGGCCGGCAACGCCAACTACTCCACGCTGGCCGAGGACTCGCCGTCCAAGGCCCGCCAGCGGCAGCGGCAGCGCCACCGGTCGGCCGGGCACCTGGGCTCGTCCAACTCGGGCAGCATGCCCAACCTGGCGGCGCGCAACGGCGGCCCCGGCCCCCAGCACAGCGTCTACCTCCACAGCCAGAGCCAGCCGTCCTCGCAGTACCGCATCAAGGAGTACCCGCTGTACGTGGAGGGCGGCAGCCCCACCGCCGTGGTGGTCCGCAGCCTCGAGAGCGACCAGGAGGGGCACTACAGCGTCAAGGCGCAGTTCAAGACCTCCAACTCGTACACGGCGGGGGGCATGTACAAGGAGGGCTGGAGCTCCGAGGAGGGGGGCGAGGGGGCGGGCGGCCGCATGACACCGTCGCGCTCGCAGATCGTACGGACTCCGTCGCTGGGGAGggagggcggcggcggcggccgctcGGCCGTGTCGGAGGAGCTGCGCTGCTGGTACCAGCGTTCCAGCGGGTCCCTGAAGGAACACGGGCGGCTGTCACACACGTCGTCCAACGCGTCCGACAGCGGCACGCTGGGACACGCCCGCGGCAGCCGGGTGGGGTCTCTCGCCAAGGGTTCACCAG CCGCCTCTCCACATAGCCAGCGGAGTGGAACTCCCTCCAGTGAACTCACAGCTACGCCACCCTGCAGCCCACAGCACATTCTGAGCTGGCagagcgg AGATGTCGCTGAAAACTGTCCCGCTGAAGACCGCTCCTCTCCTCACCAAAACACTGACGAATAG
- the frmd4a gene encoding FERM domain-containing protein 4A isoform X8 produces MESLLLTLEEAVRVRQGVLSDLASSALGRLTPLLTGAWGVFPTVYQMTEGRRCQVHLLDDRKLELLVQPKLMAKDLLDLVASHFNLKEKEYFGISYTDETGHFSWLQLDRRVLEHEFPKKSGPIVLYFCVRFYIESISYLKDNATVELFFLNAKSCIYKELIEVDSEVVFELASYILQEAKGDFNSNDNTRADLKKLPALPTQALKEHPSLAYCEDRVIEHYKKLSGQSRGQAIVNYMSIVESLPTYGVHYYAVKDKQGIPWWLGLSYKGIFQYDYQDKVKPRKVFQWRQLENLYFREKKFSVEVHDPRRASVTRRTFGHSGIAVHTWYACPALIKSIWAMAISQHQFYLDRKQSKSKIHAARSLSEIAIDLTETGTLKTSKLANMGSKGKIISGSSGSLLSSGSQESDSSQTAKKDMLAALRARQEALEETLRQRLEELKSICIREAELTGKLPKEYPLDPGEEPPAVRRKIGTAFKLDEQKILPKGEEEELERLEREFAIQSQITEAARRLASDPHIGSKKLKKQRKTSYLNALKKLQDIENGINEHRVRSGKKPTQRASLIIEEANIGSEDSSLSDALVLDDDDPQVTGTPTFSPAASPHKGLPPRPPSHNRPPPPQSLEGLRHLHYQRSDYDKSPIKPKMWSESSLDEPYERVKKRSSHSSHRRFPSTGSCAEGSSNSLQDSPSRNVPHWSSQSSMPSTPDLRSRAPHYVHSTRSVDISPTRLHSLAQHFRNRSSSLESQGKLLSCEAEAGTSSPDFCPHTPGTNGSDPLDDCSSCTSQSSSEHYYPAGNANYSTLAEDSPSKARQRQRQRHRSAGHLGSSNSGSMPNLAARNGGPGPQHSVYLHSQSQPSSQYRIKEYPLYVEGGSPTAVVVRSLESDQEGHYSVKAQFKTSNSYTAGGMYKEGWSSEEGGEGAGGRMTPSRSQIVRTPSLGREGGGGGRSAVSEELRCWYQRSSGSLKEHGRLSHTSSNASDSGTLGHARGSRVGSLAKGSPAASPHSQRSGTPSSELTATPPCSPQHILSWQSGDVAENCPAEDRSSPHQNTDE; encoded by the exons cCTAAACTGATGGCCAAGGACCTTCTGGACCTGGTGGCGTCCCACTTCAACCTGAAGGAGAAGGAGTACTTTGGCATATCCTACACCGACGAGAC GGGTCACTTCAGCTGGCTGCAGCTGGACCGGCGTGTGTTGGAGCACGAGTTCCCCAAGAAGTCTGGACCCATTGTGCTGTACTTCTGTGTCCG GTTCTACATTGAGAGCATTTCCTACCTGAAAGACAATGCGACTGTAGAACTCTTCTTCCTCAACGCAAAGTCATGCAtttacaag GAGCTGATTGAAGTGGACAGTGAGGTGGTGTTTGAATTGGCCTCCTACATCCTGCAG GAAGCCAAAGGTGACTTCAACAG TAATGACAACACCAGGGCGGACCTGAAGAAACTCCCAGCTCTACCCACACAAGCACTTAAAGAGCACCCTTCACTGGCTTACTG cgaGGACCGGGTCATCGAGCATTATAAGAAGCTGAGTGGACAGTCCAGAGGGCAAGCGATTGTCAA cTACATGAGCATAGTGGAGTCTCTGCCCACATATGGAGTTCATTACTACGCTGTGAAG gacAAGCAGGGAATCCCATGGTGGCTCGGCCTGAGTTACAAAGGCATCTTTCAGTATGACTATCAGGACAAGGTGAAACCCAGGAAG GTGTTCCAATGGAGGCAGCTGGAGAACCTTTACTTCAGAGAGAAGAAGTTCTCAGTGGAGGTCCATGACCCCAGAAG GGCGTCGGTGACCCGGAGGACGTTCGGCCACAGCGGCATCGCCGTGCACACCTGGTACGCCTGCCCCGCCCTCATCAAATCCATCTGGGCCATGGCCATTAGCCAACACCAGTTCTACCTGGACCGCAAGCAGAGCAAG TCTAAGATCCACGCTGCGCGGAGCCTCAGTGAGATCGCCATCGACCTGACGGAGACGGGGACCCTCAAGACGTCCAAACTGGCCAACATGGGCAGCAAAGGAAAAATCATCAGCGGGAGCAGCGGCAGCCTACTGTCCTcag GTTCGCAGGAGTCCGACAGCTCTCAGACAGCGAAGAAGGACATGTTGGCGGCGCTGCGGGCGCGGCAGGAGGCTCTGGAGGAGACGCTCAGGCAGCGGCTGGAGGAGTTGAAGAGTATCTGCATCAGGGAGGCG GAGCTGACGGGAAAACTCCCGAAGGAATATCCCCTGGATCCGGGCGAGGAGCCGCCCGCGGTGCGGCGGAAGATCGGCACGGCCTTCAAACTGGATGAGCAGAAGATCCTGCCCAAGGGAGAG gaggaggagctggagcgtTTGGAGCGCGAATTCGCCATCCAGTCCCAGATCACGGAGGCGGCGCGGCGCCTGGCCAGCGATCCGCACATCGGCAGCAAGAAGCTGAAGAAGCAGCGCAAGACGTCGTACCTGAACGCGCTGAAGAAGCTGCAGGACATCGAGAACGGCATCAACGAGCACCGCGTCCGCTCCGGGAAAAAGCCCACGCAGCGGGCGTCGCTCATCATCGAAG AAGCTAATATTGGCTCTGAAGACAGCTCTCTGTCCGACGCGCTGGTGCTGGATGATG ACGACCCGCAGGTCACCGGCACGCCCACCTTCTCGCCAGCAGCCTCGCCCCATAAAGGCCTTCCGCCACGCCCCCCGTCCCATAACCGGCCCCCGCCCCCCCAGTCCCTGGAGGGGCTGCGGCACCTGCACTACCAGCGCAGCGACTATGACAAGTCGCCAATCAAGCCCAAGATGTGGAGCGAGAGCTCATTGGACGAGCCCTACGAGAGGGTGAAGAAACGCTCCTCCCACTCCAG CCACCGCCGGTTCCCCAGCACCGGCAGCTGCGCAGAGGGCAGCAGCAACTCCCTGCAGGACAGTCCCAGCAGGAACGTCCCCCACTGGAGCTCCCAGTCCAGCATGCCGTCGACCCCCGACCTGAGGAGCCGCGCGCCGCACTACGTCCACTCCACCCG GTCGGTGGACATCAGCCCCACGCGTCTCCACAGCCTCGCCCAGCACTTCCGCAACCGCAGCTCCAGCCTGGAGTCCCAGGGGAAGCTGCTGAGCTGCGAGGCCGAGGCGGGCACCTCGTCGCCGGACTTCTGCCCCCACACGCCGGGCACCAACGGCTCGGACCCGCTGGACGACTGCTCGTCCTGCACCAGCCAGTCCAGCTCGGAGCACTACTACCCGGCCGGCAACGCCAACTACTCCACGCTGGCCGAGGACTCGCCGTCCAAGGCCCGCCAGCGGCAGCGGCAGCGCCACCGGTCGGCCGGGCACCTGGGCTCGTCCAACTCGGGCAGCATGCCCAACCTGGCGGCGCGCAACGGCGGCCCCGGCCCCCAGCACAGCGTCTACCTCCACAGCCAGAGCCAGCCGTCCTCGCAGTACCGCATCAAGGAGTACCCGCTGTACGTGGAGGGCGGCAGCCCCACCGCCGTGGTGGTCCGCAGCCTCGAGAGCGACCAGGAGGGGCACTACAGCGTCAAGGCGCAGTTCAAGACCTCCAACTCGTACACGGCGGGGGGCATGTACAAGGAGGGCTGGAGCTCCGAGGAGGGGGGCGAGGGGGCGGGCGGCCGCATGACACCGTCGCGCTCGCAGATCGTACGGACTCCGTCGCTGGGGAGggagggcggcggcggcggccgctcGGCCGTGTCGGAGGAGCTGCGCTGCTGGTACCAGCGTTCCAGCGGGTCCCTGAAGGAACACGGGCGGCTGTCACACACGTCGTCCAACGCGTCCGACAGCGGCACGCTGGGACACGCCCGCGGCAGCCGGGTGGGGTCTCTCGCCAAGGGTTCACCAG CCGCCTCTCCACATAGCCAGCGGAGTGGAACTCCCTCCAGTGAACTCACAGCTACGCCACCCTGCAGCCCACAGCACATTCTGAGCTGGCagagcgg AGATGTCGCTGAAAACTGTCCCGCTGAAGACCGCTCCTCTCCTCACCAAAACACTGACGAATAG